In Spodoptera frugiperda isolate SF20-4 chromosome 28, AGI-APGP_CSIRO_Sfru_2.0, whole genome shotgun sequence, one genomic interval encodes:
- the LOC126912674 gene encoding serine palmitoyltransferase 2 translates to MATTIAGSRNERDLNKLDKHGFKDLKQNVHNGKTTNGYMKTNDLRNGDTKFGLSGGGVPKMDWSKYDTFPGSFEKCTLLTAALTHFGLYILMFLGFVNQLLFTPKVATEKNREGYAPLYDPFETFFSRYVYRRVQHCFNRPITSAPGAELTLKERCTDDRNWTFRFTGTERRCINLGSYNYLGFAGHSTHAAVAAAARQYGLALCSPRAELGTTPLHRDLEATTAKFLGVEAAIVVGMGFGTNTLGLPGLLGPGSLALSDEKNHASLIMGLRLARATVRVFRHNDVRHLEQLARAAIAERKWTKIVIVVEGVYSMEGTIVPLAAMVALKRRLGLQLYLDEAHSVGALGPRGRGVCDHAGVAPADVDVLMGTFTKSFGAAGGYIAGSAKLINWLRQYGHAHTYAHAMSPPVAQQILSAMRLLDEDEGRQRLRQLRDNTHYFRDQLRRMGVVTLGHPDSPVVPVLVYTFSKMAATVERLTESNVATVGVGFPATPLNKARIRFCLSASHSRAQLERCVEAVARAVRELGLDYSRQAR, encoded by the exons ATGGCGACGACAATAGCGGGTagtaggaatgaaagagatttaaataaactagataAACATGGgtttaaagatttaaaacaaaatgtacataATGGAAAAACTACTAATGGTTACATGAAAACAAACGATTTAAGAAATGGTGACACT AAGTTTGGATTATCGGGTGGGGGAGTGCCAAAGATGGATTGGTCCAAGTATGACACATTCCCCGGTTCCTTTGAGAAGTGCACATTGCTGACGGCGGCGCTCACTCACTTCGGCCTCTACATCCTCATGTTCCTCGGCTTTGTGAACCAGCTGCTGTTCACACCGAAAGTTGCCACGGAAAAGAATAGAGAG GGCTACGCGCCGCTGTACGACCCGTTCGAGACGTTCTTCTCGCGCTACGTGTACCGCCGCGTGCAGCACTGCTTCAACCGCCCCATCACCTCGGCGCCCGGCGCTGAACTCACGCTCAAGGAGCGCTGCACTGACGACCGCAACTGGACCTTCAG GTTCACGGGCACGGAGCGGCGCTGCATCAACCTGGGCTCGTACAACTACCTCGGGTTCGCGGGGCACAGCACGCacgcggcggtggcggcggccgCGCGCCAGTACGGGCTGGCGCTGTGCTCGCCGCGCGCCGAGCTCGGCACCACGCCGCTACACCGCGACCTCGAGGCCACCACCGCTAAGTTTCTCGGAGTCGAG GCGGCCATCGTGGTGGGCATGGGGTTCGGCACCAACACGCTGGGGCTGCCCGGCCTGCTCGGGCCCGGCAGCCTCGCGCTCAGCGACGAGAAGAACCACGCCTCGCTCATCATGGGGCTGCGCCTCGCGCGCGCCACCGTGCGCGTGTTCCGCCACAACGACGTGCGGCACCTCGAGCAACTGGCGCGCGCCGCCATCGCCGAGCGCAAGTGGACCAAGATCGTCATC GTGGTGGAAGGCGTGTACAGCATGGAGGGCACGATCGTGCCGCTGGCCGCGATGGTGGCGCTGAAGCGGCGCCTGGGGCTGCAGCTGTACCTGGACGAGGCGCACAGCGTGGGCGCGCTGGGCCCGCGCGGCCGCGGCGTGTGCGACCACGCCGGCGTGGCGCCCGCCGACGTCGACGTGCTCATGGGCACCTTCACCAAGAGCTTCGGCGCCGCCGGCGGGTACATCGCAG GGTCGGCGAAGCTGATCAACTGGCTCCGTCAGTACGGGCACGCGCACACGTACGCGCACGCGATGTCTCCGCCCGTGGCGCAGCAGATCCTGTCGGCCATGCGCCTGCTGGACGAGGACGAGGGCCGCCAGCGACTGCGGCAGCTGCGCGACAACACGCACTACTTCCGCGACCA GTTGCGTCGTATGGGCGTGGTGACGCTGGGCCACCCCGACTCCCCCGTGGTGCCAGTGTTGGTGTACACGTTCAGCAAGATGGCGGCCACCGTGGAGCGCCTCACGGAGAGCAACGTCGCCACCGTCGGCGTCGGCTTCCCCGCCACGCCGCTCAACAAGGCGCGCATACG GTTCTGCCTGTCGGCGTCGCACTCGCGCGCGCAGCTGGAGCGCTGCGTGGAGGCGGTGGCGCGCGCCGTGCGGGAGCTGGGCCTGGACTACTCGCGCCAGGCGCGCtag